A genomic region of Lachnoclostridium edouardi contains the following coding sequences:
- a CDS encoding ABC transporter ATP-binding protein yields MIRKLALSIREYKKASILTPVFVLFEVLLEIFIPMIMAIMIDKGISQGNSQVLGKWGAILIVCVILGMVCGVLSGGFCAVASAGFAQNLRQDMYYKIQGYSFANIDKFSTSSIVTRLTTDVTNVQNAYMMIIRVAVRAPIMLVFSLIASFMISRSLSLVFLAAIPILGAGLYLIVSRSHPYFEKVFHIYDELNGVVQENLTGIRVVKSFVREDFEVKKFRGVSKRIFHTFTTAEGIVAYNMPLMQFAVYGCLLFFCWFGAKAIVLTHETAMTTGELSSLIAYAMNILNCLMMLSQVFVMINMARASAERIIEILDEESSLKSGEAPVYEMQNGEVIFDQVGFSYFDEKQKECLSHISLHIPSGSTLGIIGSTGSGKSSLVQLIPRLYDVTEGKVIVGGKNVKDYDLFTLRNNVAMVLQKNELFSGTIKENLRWGNENATEKEIVHACKLAQADPFIRTFPDQYDTYIEQGGTNVSGGQKQRLCIARALLKKPKILILDDSTSAVDTKTDAMIRKAFREEIPETTKIIIAQRISSVQDADHILVLDKGEINGYGTHEELLESNEIYKEIYQSQTKGEEK; encoded by the coding sequence ATGATTAGAAAATTAGCCCTTTCTATTAGGGAATACAAAAAAGCATCTATTTTAACGCCTGTTTTTGTTTTATTTGAGGTGCTGTTGGAAATTTTCATACCTATGATTATGGCTATTATGATTGACAAAGGAATTTCACAGGGAAATTCCCAGGTTTTAGGAAAATGGGGAGCGATTTTAATTGTATGTGTAATTCTGGGTATGGTATGCGGCGTGCTGTCGGGAGGTTTTTGCGCGGTGGCCTCAGCTGGATTTGCACAAAATTTAAGGCAGGATATGTACTACAAAATTCAGGGATATTCCTTTGCCAATATTGACAAATTTTCCACCTCAAGTATTGTAACCAGATTGACAACAGATGTTACCAACGTGCAAAATGCATACATGATGATAATTCGCGTGGCTGTGCGGGCCCCAATTATGCTTGTATTTTCACTGATTGCTTCATTTATGATAAGCAGAAGCCTATCTCTTGTATTTCTTGCAGCAATCCCTATTCTGGGAGCTGGCCTTTATCTGATTGTCAGCCGTTCACATCCTTATTTTGAGAAAGTATTTCACATTTATGATGAATTAAATGGCGTGGTACAAGAAAATCTTACTGGAATTCGTGTAGTAAAATCTTTTGTCCGTGAAGATTTTGAAGTTAAGAAATTCAGGGGAGTATCTAAAAGAATTTTTCACACCTTTACTACAGCGGAGGGAATTGTAGCTTACAACATGCCTCTTATGCAGTTTGCAGTTTACGGCTGCCTTTTATTTTTCTGCTGGTTTGGAGCAAAGGCTATTGTGCTGACCCACGAGACAGCAATGACCACAGGAGAGCTGTCCAGCTTAATTGCATATGCAATGAATATTCTCAACTGCCTGATGATGCTGTCTCAGGTATTTGTAATGATAAACATGGCAAGAGCTTCCGCAGAGCGAATTATAGAGATTTTAGATGAGGAAAGCTCCTTAAAAAGCGGGGAGGCCCCTGTATACGAAATGCAGAATGGAGAAGTTATTTTTGATCAGGTTGGATTCAGCTATTTTGATGAGAAACAGAAGGAGTGTTTATCCCACATATCTTTGCACATTCCCTCCGGCTCCACCCTTGGCATTATCGGCAGTACAGGAAGCGGAAAAAGTTCTCTGGTGCAGCTGATTCCACGACTGTATGACGTTACAGAGGGAAAGGTGATAGTTGGCGGAAAGAACGTAAAGGATTATGATTTATTTACTCTTAGAAATAACGTGGCAATGGTACTGCAGAAAAACGAGCTGTTTTCCGGAACTATTAAAGAGAATCTGCGGTGGGGAAATGAAAATGCCACGGAGAAAGAGATTGTTCATGCCTGTAAACTGGCTCAGGCAGATCCTTTTATCAGAACCTTCCCGGATCAATATGATACTTATATTGAACAGGGGGGCACAAATGTATCCGGAGGCCAGAAACAGCGTCTTTGTATTGCCAGAGCGCTGCTGAAAAAGCCTAAGATTTTAATTTTAGATGATTCTACAAGCGCGGTGGATACAAAAACAGATGCAATGATACGAAAAGCCTTTCGGGAAGAAATTCCTGAGACTACGAAAATCATTATTGCTCAAAGAATTTCCTCAGTGCAGGATGCAGATCATATTCTGGTGTTGGATAAGGGGGAAATTAACGGCTACGGAACCCATGAGGAGCTATTGGAAAGCAATGAAATTTATAAAGAGATTTATCAGTCTCAGACGAAAGGAGAGGAGAAGTAA
- a CDS encoding LysR family transcriptional regulator, with protein MNTQQLECFLHVADKLNFTKAAEELYISTPAVTHHIKNLEEELNTTLFIRTPKMVKLTETGKLFYSEAKSILEKIALAEKKIKKLASQKLAVLRIGCSSQSELDFLENALTRIREEFPAVYPQIIVQDYFALKSLFDNNHLDVLIGTREMVAEAHNYIFKKAVNISSFAIVSPKSPLAEKNQISYKDLFNITLITMHPRCIPFQYGNKLQEFITLHGQKHLQILCENDQSAILFAKCNYGVAILPEIYIPSYIEDIVILPFAEKQTAIEYGIAYHKNLQDIYIKQFIKYFSEGSFPFLIPKKQ; from the coding sequence ATGAATACCCAACAATTAGAATGCTTTCTGCACGTGGCAGATAAGCTGAATTTTACAAAGGCTGCAGAAGAATTATATATTTCCACTCCTGCTGTCACCCATCATATTAAAAATCTGGAGGAAGAATTAAATACCACCTTATTTATCAGAACACCTAAAATGGTAAAATTAACTGAAACGGGAAAATTGTTTTACAGCGAAGCCAAAAGCATACTGGAAAAAATAGCTTTGGCGGAAAAAAAGATAAAAAAATTGGCAAGCCAAAAGCTTGCCGTTTTAAGAATTGGCTGCTCCAGCCAATCTGAACTAGATTTCTTAGAAAATGCCTTAACAAGGATAAGGGAAGAATTTCCTGCAGTTTATCCTCAAATTATTGTCCAGGACTATTTTGCACTAAAGTCCTTGTTTGACAATAATCATCTGGATGTTTTAATCGGCACAAGGGAAATGGTAGCTGAAGCTCATAATTATATTTTTAAAAAGGCAGTAAATATTTCCAGCTTTGCCATTGTATCCCCCAAATCCCCGTTGGCGGAGAAAAACCAAATTAGTTATAAAGATTTATTCAATATAACCTTGATTACCATGCATCCCCGGTGCATTCCTTTTCAGTACGGAAATAAGCTGCAGGAATTTATTACTCTTCACGGTCAAAAGCATTTGCAGATTTTATGTGAAAATGATCAGTCCGCCATTCTTTTTGCAAAATGTAATTATGGCGTGGCCATTTTGCCTGAAATTTATATACCATCTTATATAGAAGATATTGTTATACTGCCGTTTGCAGAAAAACAGACGGCTATAGAATACGGAATTGCTTATCATAAAAATTTACAGGACATTTATATTAAACAATTTATAAAATATTTTTCGGAAGGTTCCTTTCCCTTCTTAATTCCCAAAAAGCAATAG
- a CDS encoding TrmH family RNA methyltransferase, which translates to MAKIIEITDFAAPELDVYARLSESQLFHCYEPDNGIFIAESPKVIERALDGGYQPISLLLEKKHVEGEASDLIRRCRDIPVYTGEFNILTQLTGFKLTRGALCAMRRRSLPGIGSICDGAVRIAVLENVMNPTNVGSIFRAAAALGIDGVILTPGCSDPLYRRASRVSMGTVFQIPWTFFNKKDEEWPNSAMEILKKSGFKTAAMALTNNSVSIDHPALKMEEKLAIVLGTEGDGLASETIASCDYTVKIPMAENVDSLNVSGAASIAFWELRRERNLPKNIL; encoded by the coding sequence ATGGCTAAAATTATTGAAATAACAGATTTTGCAGCTCCGGAATTAGATGTGTACGCCAGGCTTTCAGAAAGCCAGCTGTTTCACTGCTATGAACCGGACAACGGAATATTTATTGCAGAAAGTCCAAAAGTGATTGAAAGAGCTTTGGACGGGGGATATCAGCCCATTTCCCTGCTGTTAGAGAAAAAGCATGTGGAGGGGGAGGCCTCTGATTTAATCAGAAGATGCAGGGATATTCCTGTGTATACAGGCGAATTTAATATTTTAACACAGCTGACTGGCTTTAAGCTTACAAGAGGAGCCCTGTGCGCCATGAGAAGGCGCAGCTTGCCCGGGATTGGCAGTATATGTGATGGGGCCGTCCGGATTGCAGTGTTGGAAAATGTTATGAATCCTACGAATGTAGGTTCTATTTTCAGGGCCGCGGCGGCATTAGGTATAGACGGAGTGATTTTAACGCCTGGCTGCAGCGATCCTTTATACCGGCGGGCATCCAGAGTCAGCATGGGAACGGTTTTTCAGATTCCATGGACGTTTTTTAATAAAAAAGATGAAGAATGGCCTAACTCGGCCATGGAAATTTTAAAGAAATCAGGTTTTAAAACAGCTGCTATGGCTTTGACGAATAATTCAGTAAGTATAGACCATCCGGCGTTAAAAATGGAAGAAAAGCTGGCTATTGTTCTGGGAACAGAGGGGGACGGGCTGGCCTCTGAAACTATTGCATCCTGCGATTATACAGTGAAAATACCAATGGCGGAAAATGTAGATTCCCTGAATGTATCAGGGGCTGCCTCTATTGCTTTTTGGGAATTAAGAAGGGAAAGGAACCTTCCGAAAAATATTTTATAA
- a CDS encoding STM4011 family radical SAM protein — protein MKTQGLQVYYRGYLKSCNYACSYCPFSKKKMSERQLMKDREALFRFIDRIGKLEETKGERFAVQIVPYGEALIHDFYWEAMAKLSCLSCCDAVGCQTNLSFPVEKMISKFSENQGNVEKLRLWCTYHPAMTGKEDFLKQSQSLRDRGVKHCIGAVGNPENIQDIKALRRELPPEIYFWINRMAGLKRQYTSQEKKALEEIDPFFHSELSYPAAACENCKNSWFVEADGKVTPCNLSKNSLGNLYDNEFGSSCKNPGSMSGACKCFLAYCNRLDREENMWFYPYPAFRILNYPAAICLDTDQTIVGNGGEGGFIGNG, from the coding sequence ATGAAGACTCAGGGGCTTCAGGTTTATTATCGGGGATATTTAAAATCCTGTAATTACGCCTGCAGCTATTGTCCCTTTTCTAAGAAAAAAATGTCTGAAAGACAGCTGATGAAAGACAGGGAAGCTTTATTTCGATTTATAGATAGAATAGGGAAGCTGGAGGAGACAAAGGGAGAAAGATTTGCAGTGCAGATTGTTCCCTATGGGGAGGCATTGATCCATGACTTTTACTGGGAGGCTATGGCAAAATTAAGCTGTTTGTCTTGCTGCGACGCAGTGGGATGTCAGACAAATTTAAGCTTTCCCGTAGAGAAAATGATATCTAAATTTAGTGAAAACCAGGGAAATGTGGAAAAACTAAGGCTTTGGTGCACCTATCACCCTGCTATGACAGGGAAGGAAGACTTTCTAAAGCAAAGTCAAAGCTTGAGAGACAGAGGGGTTAAGCACTGTATAGGCGCTGTGGGAAATCCTGAAAATATTCAGGATATTAAGGCTTTGAGAAGAGAACTGCCGCCGGAGATTTACTTTTGGATTAACAGAATGGCCGGTTTAAAAAGACAGTATACCAGCCAGGAAAAAAAGGCCCTGGAGGAAATAGACCCATTTTTCCATTCAGAGCTTTCCTATCCTGCTGCAGCATGTGAGAACTGTAAAAATTCTTGGTTTGTGGAGGCAGACGGCAAGGTAACGCCCTGTAATCTAAGTAAAAACAGCTTAGGGAATCTTTACGATAATGAATTTGGAAGCAGCTGTAAAAACCCTGGCAGTATGTCAGGCGCCTGCAAATGTTTTTTGGCCTACTGCAATCGCTTGGACAGGGAGGAAAATATGTGGTTTTATCCATACCCTGCCTTCCGGATTTTAAATTATCCTGCAGCAATATGCTTAGATACAGATCAGACGATTGTGGGGAATGGGGGAGAAGGAGGTTTCATAGGAAATGGCTAA
- a CDS encoding STM4012 family radical SAM protein, whose protein sequence is MEQIPEEIFAAGKEKRREQKVFMDQVVGKQDILFVCLDTLRFDAALEEERLGGTPVLNQYGPWKKCQAAGNFTYPSHQAMFAGFLPCDWDAKSMMDRDMLFFPKNIGMGRQTPPGAFAFEGPTFIQGLEKEGYETYCIGGVAFFDKRSDIGKVLPSYFMHSYWNPSFGCGVKDSAKNQIDFAIKKLGQAPEEKRVFMYINIDAIHYPNYFYAEGEKHDSLVSHRAALRYVDKELKRLFEAFERRSSTFVICCSDHGSCYGEDGVVFHGINHPVVNTVPYKHFFLPARPHKDGSVKEGAKINYYTQYMYSYPHKTAYRPLENVRFEDYCHRLMGKDNSLYIHIPFCETKCGYCNLFSVSGVLEGLGDQYLDAVERQVQGYKASRFSFQDFTVGGGTPLILTESQLERMFTIGEEAGAYKKNMEKPWQVIVETSPNQTSPEKLAVLKKYGTTRVSMGVQSFFSSELQALNRRHSPEQARKAAKWIREAGFSCLNLDLIYGIPGQTEKSFLASIDEALYWRPEEIFLYPLYIKEGTYLAGQKVKHPENTMELYKRGRAYLREKGYVPCSMRRFVRGDYMKEEILSSCGFGNTLSLGCGGRSYLGNLHFCTPYGVSARGCRNILERFIKEQDYGAITNGIFLSPQEEKRRFVIKNLLFFRGICLEEYYGLYKKTPEEDFEILNSWVKAGYVKRSGGYLGLTEEGFCLSDYLGPMLQSEDVTAKMAAWKETDL, encoded by the coding sequence ATGGAACAAATACCAGAAGAAATATTTGCAGCCGGGAAAGAGAAGAGGAGAGAACAAAAAGTTTTTATGGATCAGGTGGTGGGAAAGCAGGATATATTATTTGTCTGTCTGGACACATTAAGATTTGACGCTGCTTTAGAAGAAGAACGGCTGGGGGGAACGCCAGTGCTGAACCAGTATGGGCCGTGGAAGAAGTGTCAGGCGGCGGGAAATTTTACATATCCGTCTCACCAGGCCATGTTTGCCGGATTTCTGCCCTGTGATTGGGATGCCAAATCTATGATGGACAGGGATATGCTGTTTTTTCCAAAAAATATTGGCATGGGCAGGCAGACGCCGCCAGGGGCGTTTGCTTTTGAGGGGCCAACCTTTATACAGGGGCTGGAAAAGGAAGGATATGAAACTTATTGTATTGGAGGCGTAGCGTTTTTTGATAAACGGTCTGATATTGGAAAGGTTCTTCCTTCCTACTTTATGCACAGCTACTGGAATCCATCTTTTGGCTGCGGGGTAAAAGACAGTGCGAAGAATCAAATTGATTTTGCCATAAAAAAGCTGGGGCAGGCGCCTGAAGAAAAACGGGTATTTATGTATATTAATATTGACGCCATACATTACCCGAATTATTTTTATGCTGAAGGGGAAAAGCATGACAGCTTAGTAAGCCATCGGGCGGCTCTCCGCTACGTGGACAAAGAATTAAAACGTTTATTTGAAGCTTTTGAGAGGCGAAGCTCTACATTTGTTATTTGCTGCTCTGACCACGGAAGCTGTTACGGGGAGGACGGAGTTGTTTTTCATGGAATCAACCACCCGGTAGTTAACACAGTGCCTTATAAACATTTTTTCTTGCCGGCCCGTCCACATAAGGACGGGAGTGTCAAGGAGGGTGCAAAGATAAATTATTACACCCAGTATATGTACAGCTATCCCCACAAGACGGCCTACAGGCCTCTGGAAAATGTGCGGTTTGAGGATTATTGCCACAGGCTAATGGGAAAGGATAACAGCCTTTATATTCACATCCCATTTTGTGAGACAAAATGCGGGTACTGTAATTTATTTTCTGTATCAGGGGTTTTAGAAGGCCTGGGGGATCAGTATTTGGACGCTGTAGAGCGGCAGGTTCAGGGTTATAAAGCTTCCAGATTTTCCTTTCAGGATTTTACTGTAGGAGGAGGCACGCCTTTGATTCTTACAGAAAGCCAGCTAGAGAGAATGTTTACAATTGGAGAAGAAGCAGGAGCTTATAAAAAGAATATGGAAAAGCCCTGGCAGGTAATTGTAGAAACCTCCCCTAACCAGACTTCGCCGGAAAAGCTGGCAGTGCTGAAGAAGTACGGGACCACCAGAGTCAGCATGGGAGTACAAAGCTTTTTTTCCAGTGAACTTCAGGCTTTAAACAGAAGACACAGTCCGGAGCAGGCCAGAAAGGCTGCAAAGTGGATCAGGGAAGCAGGATTTTCCTGTTTAAATTTAGATTTAATATATGGGATTCCAGGGCAGACAGAAAAAAGTTTTCTGGCCTCTATTGATGAGGCTTTATATTGGAGGCCGGAGGAAATATTTCTTTACCCCCTCTATATTAAGGAAGGAACATATTTGGCGGGGCAGAAGGTTAAACATCCTGAAAACACTATGGAATTGTACAAGCGGGGGAGAGCGTATTTAAGGGAAAAAGGATATGTGCCCTGCTCTATGCGGCGTTTTGTCCGAGGCGATTACATGAAGGAGGAGATTTTGTCCTCCTGTGGCTTTGGAAATACTTTATCTTTAGGCTGCGGAGGAAGAAGCTATTTAGGAAATCTTCACTTCTGCACTCCCTACGGCGTGTCAGCCAGAGGGTGCAGAAATATTTTAGAAAGATTTATAAAGGAACAGGATTACGGGGCTATTACAAACGGCATCTTTCTGTCTCCCCAGGAGGAAAAGCGCCGCTTTGTAATTAAGAATCTGCTGTTTTTCCGGGGAATTTGTTTAGAAGAATATTATGGTCTTTACAAGAAAACTCCGGAGGAGGATTTTGAAATCCTAAACAGCTGGGTCAAGGCAGGGTATGTAAAAAGGTCCGGCGGATACTTAGGATTAACAGAAGAAGGCTTTTGCTTGTCAGATTATTTAGGGCCTATGCTTCAGTCTGAAGATGTGACGGCAAAAATGGCGGCCTGGAAGGAGACGGATTTATGA
- a CDS encoding STM4014 family protein, which produces MKIVLIGTLGSRRTEYFLKAAQELGVKVSFLDWRRLPADKELEGSIIKLDPMPFKDSDIMALDQLISQYRSQLARLSLVTGVKFLNEPESIWAVLNKASCKKRLEEHHVAATKMLSEKIGSLKELQEKMEDRRMTGVFVKPVFGSGAAGVVAYQRRKDRTGGFLQLAYTSAFLENGSLTNTKQLRRLEDRKEIEEILRQVIAGGAMAEQWAPKAVYQGMKYDLRAVWQFGERQFLVARRSKGPITNLQLNNCALKVKELGLSEETMESIRQVCSQAMRLYPGLSMAGIDILLDKQGRNPKVIEMNGQGDLIYQDIFNENRIYKQQIKWMAGQKM; this is translated from the coding sequence ATGAAGATTGTATTAATTGGAACTTTGGGAAGCCGGAGAACAGAGTACTTTTTAAAGGCTGCGCAGGAGCTGGGAGTGAAAGTTTCATTTCTGGACTGGAGGCGGCTGCCGGCAGATAAAGAGCTGGAGGGAAGTATTATAAAACTAGATCCTATGCCTTTTAAGGACAGCGATATTATGGCGCTTGACCAGTTGATTTCTCAGTACAGAAGTCAGCTGGCCAGGCTTTCTTTGGTTACAGGAGTCAAATTTTTAAATGAGCCTGAAAGTATTTGGGCAGTGTTAAACAAGGCTTCCTGCAAGAAAAGGCTGGAGGAACATCATGTGGCGGCAACTAAAATGCTGTCAGAAAAAATCGGCAGCTTAAAAGAGCTTCAGGAAAAAATGGAAGATAGACGAATGACGGGAGTTTTTGTAAAGCCTGTTTTTGGATCTGGGGCAGCAGGGGTGGTGGCTTACCAAAGGAGAAAAGACAGAACAGGAGGGTTTTTGCAGCTGGCTTATACTTCCGCTTTTTTGGAAAATGGTTCTTTGACCAACACAAAGCAGTTAAGACGGCTGGAAGACAGGAAAGAAATTGAGGAGATTCTCCGCCAGGTAATTGCCGGCGGCGCTATGGCGGAGCAGTGGGCGCCGAAGGCAGTGTACCAAGGAATGAAGTATGATCTGCGGGCTGTATGGCAGTTTGGAGAAAGACAGTTTCTGGTGGCGCGCAGGTCCAAGGGGCCTATTACTAATCTGCAGCTGAATAACTGCGCGCTTAAAGTAAAAGAGCTGGGACTTTCAGAGGAAACCATGGAAAGCATCAGGCAGGTGTGCAGTCAGGCTATGAGACTTTACCCAGGGCTTTCTATGGCTGGAATTGATATACTTCTGGATAAGCAGGGCAGGAATCCTAAAGTGATTGAGATGAACGGACAGGGAGATTTAATTTATCAGGACATTTTTAATGAAAACAGAATTTATAAACAGCAGATAAAGTGGATGGCCGGTCAGAAAATGTAA
- a CDS encoding STM4015 family protein translates to MYKSKTFSYTYEDYEDNHKSAETMVADILADSELDSLEEIIIGSWGDCWDGGGAARIIEDIVANRESFSHIKSLFVGDMDYEECEVSWIIQGNYEPLYSALPQLEKLTIKGSTDLDLGKVSHKNLKSLEIICGGLPKSVLESIKNADLPSLERLVLYLGVENYGFDGDISDVEALLRDSDFPKLKILGIVDSEIQDQVVKAVLESKYMPQLEQAEFSMGSLTDEGGQLLCDKIPEFPGMKSLDLHYHYLSDEMMEKLKKLPLEVHVEDQNQPDEYGGEIYRDPLLTE, encoded by the coding sequence ATGTACAAGAGCAAAACATTTTCCTATACATATGAAGATTATGAGGACAATCATAAGTCTGCGGAAACTATGGTGGCAGATATTCTGGCAGATTCAGAGCTGGATTCTCTGGAGGAGATTATTATTGGGTCCTGGGGAGACTGCTGGGATGGAGGCGGAGCAGCCAGGATTATTGAAGATATTGTGGCAAATAGGGAAAGCTTCAGCCATATTAAAAGCTTATTTGTAGGCGATATGGATTACGAGGAATGCGAGGTTTCCTGGATTATTCAGGGAAATTATGAACCTCTTTACAGCGCTTTGCCTCAGTTGGAAAAGCTGACTATAAAGGGAAGTACAGATTTGGATTTGGGAAAAGTTTCCCATAAAAATTTAAAGTCTTTGGAAATTATCTGCGGAGGTCTTCCAAAATCTGTGCTGGAAAGTATTAAAAATGCAGATCTGCCCTCTCTGGAGCGTTTAGTGCTTTATTTAGGCGTGGAGAATTACGGTTTTGACGGGGATATTTCAGATGTGGAAGCCCTTCTTAGGGACTCAGATTTTCCTAAGCTTAAAATTCTGGGAATTGTAGACAGTGAAATTCAGGACCAGGTAGTGAAGGCTGTGCTGGAAAGCAAGTACATGCCGCAGCTGGAACAGGCGGAGTTTTCTATGGGAAGCCTGACAGATGAAGGCGGTCAGCTGCTTTGCGACAAAATTCCGGAGTTTCCAGGCATGAAAAGTTTAGATCTTCATTACCATTATCTTTCTGATGAAATGATGGAAAAGCTGAAAAAGCTTCCCCTGGAGGTTCATGTGGAGGACCAGAACCAGCCGGACGAATACGGCGGGGAGATTTACAGAGATCCTCTTTTGACAGAATAA
- a CDS encoding type II toxin-antitoxin system Phd/YefM family antitoxin: protein MQTLQETIRPSADLRNHYSEISKQCRENNEAVIITVKGRGDTVSLGYGEYQRMKSRIELLELLAEAQDDIDNGRIAPMKDTFDDIRNILKGGQSWGSTKL from the coding sequence ATGCAAACATTACAGGAAACCATTAGACCATCAGCAGATTTGAGAAATCATTATAGTGAGATTTCAAAGCAATGCCGTGAGAATAATGAGGCGGTCATTATAACAGTAAAAGGTAGAGGTGATACAGTTTCTTTAGGGTATGGAGAATATCAGAGAATGAAATCTCGTATTGAGCTGTTAGAGCTTCTGGCTGAAGCACAGGATGATATAGACAATGGCAGAATTGCACCAATGAAAGATACATTTGATGACATCCGAAATATTCTGAAAGGCGGACAATCATGGGGCAGTACAAAATTATAA
- a CDS encoding type II toxin-antitoxin system RelE/ParE family toxin: MGQYKIIRTDTADAGLRKIILSIAENFGTETAVKKLDDIERQISLLSDHPYMGMDPKYMVLRRQKFKVLILEKNLVFYKINEAKRLVTVYAIVDQRQDYVHIVRGI, encoded by the coding sequence ATGGGGCAGTACAAAATTATAAGAACTGATACAGCAGATGCAGGCCTCAGAAAAATTATTTTATCTATAGCAGAAAACTTTGGAACAGAAACTGCTGTAAAAAAGCTGGATGATATTGAAAGACAGATTTCACTTTTGTCAGATCATCCCTATATGGGAATGGACCCAAAATATATGGTTTTACGCAGACAAAAATTTAAAGTGCTTATTTTAGAAAAAAATCTTGTATTTTATAAAATCAACGAGGCCAAGAGGCTTGTAACAGTGTATGCTATTGTTGATCAGAGACAGGATTATGTTCATATTGTCAGGGGAATCTAA
- the purD gene encoding phosphoribosylamine--glycine ligase gives MKVLIIGSGGREHAIAWKVAQSPKVDKIYCAPGNAGISQYAECVNIGAMEFEKLAAFAKEKEIDLTVVGMDDPLVGGVVDIFESQGLKVFGPRKNAAILEGSKAFSKDLMKKYNIPTAAYENFTSPEEALAYLETAKMPIVLKADGLALGKGVLICNTLEEAKEGVKTLMLDKQFGSAGDEIVIEEFMVGREVSVLSFVDGNTIRIMTSSQDHKRAKDGDQGLNTGGMGTFSPSPFYTKQVDEFCRENIYQRTVDAMKAEGRPFKGIIFFGLMLTEEGPKVLEYNARFGDPETQVVLPRMKNDIVEVFEACVDGKLDQIQLEFDHNAAVCVVLASDGYPEHYEKGYPITGFENFENKSGYFVFHAGTKFDEAGRIVTNGGRVLGVTALGEDLKKARENAYNAVQWIHFENKYMRNDIGKAIDEA, from the coding sequence ATGAAGGTATTAATTATTGGAAGCGGCGGAAGAGAACATGCTATTGCCTGGAAAGTAGCGCAGAGTCCAAAGGTAGATAAAATTTACTGCGCTCCCGGAAACGCAGGTATTTCCCAGTATGCCGAGTGCGTAAATATAGGGGCAATGGAGTTTGAAAAACTGGCTGCGTTTGCTAAGGAAAAGGAAATTGATCTGACAGTAGTAGGCATGGATGACCCTTTAGTAGGCGGAGTTGTAGATATATTTGAAAGTCAGGGCCTGAAAGTGTTCGGCCCCAGAAAAAATGCGGCGATTCTGGAGGGATCCAAGGCTTTTTCTAAGGATTTGATGAAGAAGTATAATATTCCAACTGCTGCATATGAAAATTTCACCTCCCCTGAGGAGGCGCTGGCTTACCTGGAAACTGCAAAAATGCCGATTGTCCTTAAAGCTGACGGACTTGCCCTGGGAAAGGGAGTGCTGATCTGCAATACTTTAGAGGAAGCAAAAGAAGGGGTAAAAACCCTTATGCTGGATAAACAATTCGGCTCTGCAGGCGATGAAATTGTAATTGAAGAGTTTATGGTGGGAAGGGAAGTTTCCGTACTGTCATTTGTAGATGGAAACACTATCCGCATTATGACCTCCTCCCAGGACCACAAAAGAGCAAAGGATGGAGATCAAGGCCTGAATACAGGAGGAATGGGCACATTTTCTCCAAGTCCGTTTTATACAAAACAAGTAGATGAGTTCTGCAGAGAAAATATTTATCAAAGAACTGTAGACGCAATGAAGGCAGAGGGACGTCCTTTTAAGGGAATTATTTTCTTTGGGCTGATGCTTACAGAAGAAGGACCTAAGGTGCTGGAATATAACGCCAGATTTGGAGATCCTGAAACTCAGGTAGTGCTGCCTAGAATGAAAAATGATATTGTAGAAGTATTTGAGGCTTGTGTGGACGGGAAACTGGACCAGATACAGCTGGAATTTGACCACAATGCGGCAGTGTGCGTGGTGCTGGCTTCAGACGGATATCCGGAGCATTATGAGAAGGGATATCCTATTACTGGCTTTGAAAATTTTGAGAATAAGTCAGGATATTTTGTATTCCATGCAGGCACAAAGTTTGACGAAGCAGGCAGGATTGTGACAAACGGCGGACGAGTTCTGGGAGTAACTGCTTTAGGGGAGGACTTGAAAAAGGCCAGAGAAAACGCTTACAATGCTGTACAGTGGATTCACTTTGAAAATAAATATATGAGAAATGATATTGGAAAAGCCATTGACGAGGCTTAA